The segment atatatatatatgggttaaaagcagaggacatattttgtgtgtatgcattgacaataaatctgatctctCTATATAGTCAACTAGGAAAACATGGTGACAAACTTACCTAACCTGTTTTGCAGTTGACTCAACACTACACAGACAACTGCCCTGGTTAAGTGGCATTTTGAGATCTCCACTGCACTTTGAGTGAGGGTTGTCATGGTGTTTGCATGCCAAGCAAAACAGCACATAGAAGAGTCTCTCCCACCCATAACATTTCCTTttcatatgtattttttttaaaaaaaggatttgagtGGAGATCAGTTTCTGGAGCTGCTGAACTCGTGCGTTGTTGACCAGGGGAATCAAACTGTTGAACGCGCACAAACAAATCAGTTTCCTTCTGTGGCCAGAAGCGGGTGCACATCAAATCCAGGAGTTCCTGTTGACAGGATACTCTCAAGCTGCAGCCATGGAGTAGCTCACACTCCCACACTCCTCACACTACTCACACTACTCAAATACTAACTACTGATCACCGGCCTGATCTTATCTGTATTAAGACATCAGTTACCTGATAGCAGACTGGAGGATTAGTGTTGATTCTCAGGTATCATGGAATTTAAGTTGCAACACACATCTTGTGGTGGGTTTTGATGGAATCCCCCCCTTCCCCCAGTCAAAGTGAAGTGTCAGCTCTTGCTTACCCCACACAGGAACAGGATACGACACCTGAAGCCGCATATTGTGAATGGTACAGCCACATCGGTGATATATAGGGCCGCACTTCCTCTCGCTGTTCTGACAGGGGCCATAGTGATGTGTGGTCAGTGAAAGTCGGAGTGGCCAAGTGAGAGCTGACGGGGCACGAGTGACTGAGAGCTCAGATACAGTACAGTCAGACAGATAATGTGGGACACCAAGGTTTCACAACATATTGGCAGTTTGGAATTCAGTACAATAGAGCTTATAGTTGGTATAGTTGGGGGTTCTGGAATGACTCTGTGCGCTATATGTGTTATCCACGTGTGGGTGGGAGCTACATCAGCCTGCTGTTGTTCACCCATGCTGTGATAAAGACATGTGGCAACTGGGGTCCAAGGAGGGGCTTTCTCTCTACATATCGGGAGAGGAAGTTTAATCTTTGCAACAACTTTCATTATGCAAGTGTACAACATTAGCCGTTTCCACGGCTCATCATACATAGAAAACATTTGTTACTCGCGTTGTTGTTGAAACACGTATCGCCTGCTGTCAGAATTATTGGCATCCCTGAATCGTAAGCATCAAGTTTGAGAATCAGACAGGAACCAACTTTATCAAAAGACAATATTTCActaactaaaaacaaaaatggctCACAAAAAAGGTTTTGATGAAGTGAAAGAAGGTATTAAGTATTTCCTTTTGCTCAATTTCAACTCTACAAATTATAAAACAAGTGAGATGCAACTTTAATTTTCAGTGTTCGCATGACTCGATTCAAACAATAAATGAtgaacaatataaaaaaaaaggggacataTCATTTCCCCTTTTTTTAACAGGGACAAAAGGTGCATATCCACCAACACCACCCAGGACTTAAAGGGGATCAAAAACAGTATTTCAGCTCTCGAGTTGCATTTCCAGAGGTCAAAGGTTCAGGGTACGTTAGGCTAATTAAGTCAGCGGAACTGAGGGCTGCTCCACCCACCGACACCACGAGCCAACAGTAAAACTAGAAAGTACGCTCCAGCTGTATTAACTCAAAATCTGTCCCTGTTCCGCCCTTTTATGGAGCTttggttgtttttatttgtgctttAGACCATAACTGCTTCGAAACAATCAGAGGTTAACAACGTATTGCCCTAAATCACATCTTTATTATCACAAAATCCACTGCCTTTCCTGTGCACCGTAGTCCATCCATGTTACACATTTCTGTTGTAAGAGTTCTGgagtttttttgctttttacagGTACGAAAAGTTAGATGATTAACACCGTATTCTTCTGATTTCACTGTTTTCTTGTCACAACATGAAGCAACATCTCACTCTGGAGCTTGTTGAACCACAGTAGGATGCGGTGTGCAGCGTCTTCTCAGTCGTTTTATGGCAGAAAAAATGAGAAAGGACTCATCCATTCACCTAAAATGTGTTAAATGTTTGACATTTCTACAAACAATCGTAGACGGGCATTTTTATTGCTGTTTTCAATGCTTTCTTGTCGCAATCTGAGAGAGAGCCTCTTCATTCACCCCAGAGCTTCAAAAATAAATGTCTGAGTCTGAACGTTGCGTTTACGAACAGTAACAACTATTCCTGCCGCACAATTTAAAGTTAAGAGATTTTATGTTGTGGATTTTAAACGTGAGAGGATGGAGACagaaacatgttaaaaaaataaaaaaatttaaaaaaaaggctggGTTTAATTCACCAATCCCAAAGGTTCAGTGCTGTAATCCCCACCTCCAAAAAGCTTTAGGGAAATATTAAATGTACCTATCGGGGCTCTTTTTAGGGCTGAAATTTCTCCCTGCGGTAGAAACTGGGGAGACTGAAAGAACTCCATAAAAGTCCTCGGGCTCTCGAAAAGGTTCCTGTAGTGGGAACGCAGTTAAATATGAGAAATCTGTCCGAGTGTCAGAAACGTTATCAAAAGGAAAACTCTGGGGTGGTcagtggcatagtgggttaagaGGACGcaccatgtacagaggctacaatcctcgctgcagctggccccggttcgagtcccgcatcagatggccttttgctgcatgtctttccccctctctctttaactgtcctgtccattaaaggcttAAAAGcccataaaaataataatttaaaaaaaaaaaaaaaaaaggataactCCAAGGGCGGAAACACGGTCACCAAAATTTTTCAAAACAGTTTTAACAGTTTGCATATATTAGTGAGAAGTGAGAAGTGTCAAAGTTAGAACTGTAGAGGCGTCTCATAAGAAAGCCTAAAGCCTCTCTCACACAAGACGTCTTTGCTATGCTGCCGCCGTTCTTCTTTGTGATTCACGCATGCCAAACAGACGGTTCAGCCCCTCATCACTGTGTCCTTAAATAGTGTTTTTGTCACAGGATGACAAATGTTCCACGAAAACATACACACCCAAACTACTAACAAGGAAGGCCACAAGAATTTCGTAAGGCTGGGCACCTGTAGTTtcccctttttccttttttggctCATCGTAGAAGAACACACAAAGACGGGTTTGATAAGATTTTGCCAGTGAAGTCAAAGAAGTTATTTTGTGACATCAAGCGTCACCTGAAAACACAAAAGGGCAACGGTTTGGAAAGTTTTGACACTAGATACATGGGCCTGTGTTCTggcatattttttttctatctatagtttttttttcccccttcttctCACCATTCTCATATTAAATCTATATTTCACTCCATCTAAGAAGGACGAATAAACAAAATACTATGTTTtcatattgatttatttaagaggTTTGATCCAGAAAAACCATCAATGCTTGTCTGATTTTTAAGAGTTCATAAAAGTGTCAAAGTTTCTCATCACATCTCtgccaaaacaacaaatatcatGTCGTATAACATTACAGAGGCCGTCATAAAACTGACAAAAAACAGTAAGATATGCATTACTGATGAAATTTTAAACAGCATTGCATTcacacaaagttttttttttttttttttttttaaattcactgTCAGCTCAGACAGCGTAATGAAGCATGAGTTTGGCCCATATCAAAATCTGAGGAACGCTGAGTGGATCCATGATGTCTGTATGGAACTGTGGAGACTTTATGTAAAGAAACAAATTCATTAAATGGATTACAGGAAAAATTAATTTCATTTCAGAAAAACTATGTCAGTGGCCAGTATCGTAATTCTGTAGCTTTTATGGGTAACTTCGAGGTTATCAACGGATAATCTTCACGTACGTggcatttaatttaattatataCGTGTTCACCCCAGAAATGTGAGAACAACAGGAGTGTGAAGTCATTTGGAGGCCTGGAGGATTTAACCTTGCAAAGAAATCCACCTTATTCCCgactctctctctttcttttcttctttttggacTTCTTTCCCACCAGCTCCCCCTCATCCTCTTTGACTACATCATCCTCCTCTTTGTGGCTCTTCTTGTTGTGTATGACCTCTGAATCTACAGTTTCAGTCTCAGTTAGAAGGTGTCTCTTCAATAGCTCCCTTTCTTTGCGTTTTTTgagctttttcttctttgagGGAGGCGGTTCTTCAGAGATTATCTCCACAACATCTGTAGAGCTAGAGTCCTCAGTTGCATCATTGTCATTTTCTGCCATTTTccgcttcttctttttcttccgtGAGCACTCTTGCTCCTGGTCTTCTTCGTCTATTATCACAATGGGAGCAGTGGACTTCTCTTCGACCACTTCTATGTCATCTGCAGgctttttgttcttcttcttcttctttttgcttttggttTCTTCTATATCGTCGCTGTTGTGGACTGGACCGAGTTCCTCAGTTGGACACGTGGTCTCGGCGCTTTCTGTACTGGGGCCTCCACGAGCCTTCTTCAGCTGAGCCATTCGTTGCGCAAAATACTCCTGCATGGTCAGAGTGCTCTTCACTGTTTTGGTGATGGACTCTGTATCCAGTTGGAAAGTAGCAGGGGTCGCACACTCTTCGATCTCTCCCTGAGAATCGCTGCCGTTGCTCTCCTGGACCGGAAACAAACAAAGGAGAAGACGGTTAGGCTTTGATGCAGCGTCTGAagattcaacacaaacacacgcacaggaTTGCACACAATTGTATGTCAAGGAGCTTAAGTGATTGTCATTATCACGCAAAGATTACCCAAGAAGACATTAACAAGTGAAAAGCCAAAAATTGGATTTTGATGTAACAATAGGTGTTAAAGCCTTAAAATAAGCACCGTCAACATATCTGTCACGTTTCTGACATTCATCACCCATTTCCACACATCTGCCAGCGTTTCTTTGCATAGTCAGCTCCCAACTCTCATCCCTCTTTAAAAGCTCCTCTCTGGCAGAGCAATCTATAGCTGAAACTTGACTTTCGCACCAAGATGAAACTATACAGCAgggagataaaaataaaatcaattcaaCCAATCAATCTGAGCTTTGGCGACTGATTTGGAAAGCCAATTTCCCTCCCACTTTCAGTGGAttacagaaccaaaacagttAGTGGCACTAATCTGTGACAACGGCAGTTGTTCTTTAACGAGGCAGTCATTTAGATGGGAGCCAGCAACACATTACAGATTACAGTGCCGGTACTTCTCACACACCAGGAGAAACTCTGTTACACCAACAAACTCACGACTGAGCTTCGACTAAGTGACACATTCAGGTGCAGTTGGGCTGCGATGCGGAGCGAGTCAGCACATTTCAGAGGACATAAGATAACAACACGTCTGAGGCGCTGTGCTCTTCAGCTCCTCCAACATTTTAATGTCCATCAAATGAAATACTTCAACTGCAATATCTGAACCCAATGGAGGGAGTGGTTGATATGGTGCAGGAGCCAGTTATTTAGTTGTATACATTTATATTATAAGTAATATCTATCCGTTTAGATATCAGTATAACTGCTCCTAAAACTCATGTGGACTGGAAATATTTACACCAATACCTACATTCTTCTAACTCTAGACTTCGAACAACTATCAGTAAAGCCATAAATGTTTCAAAAACGGATGATGGTTGATCAGCTGGTTCTGTTTGCACGACCCTGTTTATTTCAGGAGACAGACGTAGCAACGTATGTCAACTTGAGCTTGACAGTTCCCACAACCGTTTCATTTTCACACGTATCTTCAATTATTGAGCTGGCATTAGCTGCACTTTACGGTTTATCAGTCATTGCTTCCAGTGGAAACTTTGAATAGTTGTGCAGCAGGTAAAAACTGGTGAcattcaaatttatttttgaTTTGAATCCATTTTTGTTCCTTGTGTGCCAAATAACAGAAACCTATATTAGCTAAGTCCTAATGGTTTtgaaacacaacagacattttttttttttaccgttcaaaaaaataaaaaataaaaaaaaaaggataaaatcaACAGTTAAGGCACATGTTAGTAAAGTAGTGAACCTGTTATATGCATCTGACAAAGCTGCAACATCACTTTCAAACGGAATGAAAGTGCAAGCTGTTACGCTTACGGTAAAAGCTTCCAAGTAGGGCAGTGATCAGCAGTTTTCCTTCATTTGTATTTAACAGCAGAACACCAATAAGTCTGGTCACAAAATCTTTTCTCCAACCTTTAGGATACACATTAAACGGGGCCCAACTTCACAACTGTTAGGCACAACATGGTCCAGATTTTAACTCCACAGCATGAACAATTTGTCACCTCGCCCTTGTGACCCATTTGTCTTCATTTTCCTAATGGCCTACTCAATGCATAATGATTTGTCCAGAAGAATACAGAAGCTCCTCTGGAGAGTCGCACTAAAACAATACCGCCGCTCTGTGTATTATCTCAGATAGTGAAGTCGGCGGCATTTTTCAAACACTACAGATTAGggataaactgaaaacatagTTGAGCGGAGTCACCTGGTGGTTTGACCTTAAAGCTTTTACACGCCGATTACATCCGAGCATCTGCACCAACAGACTGATGGCCATGTAAAACAATGCAGATTTAGAGGTAAATGCAGAGATGTGCACTGAGCTTCCTCTAAGGGTTGTTGTTGTACGGGGCTTCTGTAGTGTACATGCCATTAACTCAgtcagttcttgttattataaaaaaaaattaattaaataaataaatgatagtTTATGCcatatgaaaggttttcacaGTCAACATCATTTTAACAAAGGAAACAGCCTCCGTCTTTGTCAACTAAAATGGTCAGAAATGAGCCCTCTGAAAATTTATATGTGTGTAAAGAAAGCTATAAATTATTCCCAAACTGTTAAAAGACAACTGGAGCTGATCTAACAGGTATGAGCCCTGCATGGCATGTTAACATCTAAAAGAAAAAGTGGACTCCGGCTGGAGATGATCCAAATGATTGAGGCCAAACAAAGTTTTCCACCATCTAAGACCTCGACTAGAAATAACCACAACTTCTAACAAGGGGGATATGGTCCTTCAGGTGAGGTGCCATTAAACAAAACTTTCCAACTTcccagagaagaaaaaaaatctatactCCGTGTTACTGCACAATGGCATCCTCTCTGCTTGGGAGAGTAAAGATGGGGCTTAGAGCTGACAGCGCCAAACAACATGTAACTGGGATTTGGGAAGATGGCTGGGGGCCACTTTAGAACTTCCTGTGAAATTACTCtcaggagagggagagggtgaaTGAGCGAAAGAAGAAAGAGGGGAGAGTGAGTGAGAGAGACACATCTTCCTCATCATCAGGGAAAGGTGGTTTGGGCTTGGCATGTGGTTCTTCCTCACAGCCTGGGGATCTCCATTAGACTGTGATCCGACAGCAGGAGAAGTGCTGTGCTGAGCACCAgccggacacacacacacacacacacacacacacacacacacacacacacagtgcagaTGTAAACACACAGATCCAGTCAGCATTACTGGCAGCCCTGGGATCTTTCTTGGCTTTGAGTACGGAGGGCAACATGTTACTAAGAAACTACTCTGCAGTAATTTTCGAGATGTTTCTCCATTTCCaggtgtgttttcttttctctggCTGGTTTTCAGTGaggcaaaaaataaaacacaaccgAGAGGAAACTGCTGAGACAATTTAAAAGGACTTTTGACTAATCAAATATTAAATCCTTTACCAGGGTTCCTACAGGtttcttcaagtcaaatttaagtctttttaagaccatttataaaaaaaataatacctaTTTCACGGCCAATTTCACAGACCTAccggcaaagaaaaacttttttttttttttttttttaatttgttaaaattaaaattggtctgtgtcagtgctgtagcAATGTGATCGGACCCGGGGCGGAGCGGTAGCGGCAGCGTTGCGTTCTCAATGATTGGTTCCGCCACTCTTCATTTAGGCTACGTTatttaggcttttcaaaataatagtagccttgttgacaaatgaaacgtttgaggagaatgtgatacggagaagttactgcacaaattttaagacacagatatcaaaattcaagactttttcaagtctttttaaggtattatttccaaattcataaattcaatgcttttaagactttttaagaccccgcgggaaccctgtttacatttttttttttttttttttttaagtattttttggggc is part of the Odontesthes bonariensis isolate fOdoBon6 chromosome 24, fOdoBon6.hap1, whole genome shotgun sequence genome and harbors:
- the pinx1 gene encoding PIN2/TERF1-interacting telomerase inhibitor 1 isoform X2, which produces MSMLAEPRRKQKWSVDPRNSTWSNDDSKFGQKMLERMGWSKGKGLGRSEQGSTDHIKVKVKNNSYGLGANTSHEDKWIAHQDDFNDLLAQLNSHHGQNASNEASSEEKKGFSLEEKSKTSKKRVHYTKFTKGKDLSSRSETDLNCIFGKRARSAKNQEQESNGSDSQGEIEECATPATFQLDTESITKTVKSTLTMQEYFAQRMAQLKKARGGPSTESAETTCPTEELGPVHNSDDIEETKSKKKKKKNKKPADDIEVVEEKSTAPIVIIDEEDQEQECSRKKKKKRKMAENDNDATEDSSSTDVVEIISEEPPPSKKKKLKKRKERELLKRHLLTETETVDSEVIHNKKSHKEEDDVVKEDEGELVGKKSKKKKRKRESRE
- the pinx1 gene encoding PIN2/TERF1-interacting telomerase inhibitor 1 isoform X1, with amino-acid sequence MSMLAEPRRKQKWSVDPRNSTWSNDDSKFGQKMLERMGWSKGKGLGRSEQGSTDHIKVKVKNNSYGLGANTSHEDKWIAHQDDFNDLLAQLNSHHGQNASNGMCTKHEASSEEKKGFSLEEKSKTSKKRVHYTKFTKGKDLSSRSETDLNCIFGKRARSAKNQEQESNGSDSQGEIEECATPATFQLDTESITKTVKSTLTMQEYFAQRMAQLKKARGGPSTESAETTCPTEELGPVHNSDDIEETKSKKKKKKNKKPADDIEVVEEKSTAPIVIIDEEDQEQECSRKKKKKRKMAENDNDATEDSSSTDVVEIISEEPPPSKKKKLKKRKERELLKRHLLTETETVDSEVIHNKKSHKEEDDVVKEDEGELVGKKSKKKKRKRESRE